The stretch of DNA CACATGCCGCCCAGCGCCACCAGCCACACCACCAGCGTATGCGAGAGCGTCGCGGCCAGCCCCAGCAGCACCGCCTGCCGCACCGTGCCGCGCACCGCGATGATGAAGGCGGCCATCATCGTCTTGGAATGGCCCGGCTCCAGCCCGTGGAGCGCGCCCAGCAGAATGGCAGTGGGAATGAACAGCCAGCCATGGCCGGCGCTGTGCTGAAGAAGGTCGGTGAGATTCGTCATGCCGCTGCCTCTAGCAGCATTGTGATGTGAATCCTATCCCCTAGGGGGGGATGCTAGATCAAGCAAAAAACAGGCGCTCCGAAACGGCGAAGGATCACCGCTCCGGAGCGCCCGTCTATACGCGTCCGATCAGCGCACGGCGGCGGGCAGCGTGGCCTGCGCCAGATGCAGGGTCTGGCTGGCCTGCTCGTCACCGGCCTGCGTGCCAAGCGTCAGGCGATAGTCGCCTGCCTCGATGCGCCAGTTGCGGGTGCCAGCCTGCCAATGGGCCAGCGCATGGATCTCGACCGGCAGGGTCAGATGGCGCGTCTCGCCCGGCGCGAGCTGCACGCGGCCATAGGCCACCAGCCGCGCCGTGCCGCCGCCGGGCAGCGTGGCATAGACCTGCGGCACGGCGGCTCCCGCCACCTGCCCCTTGTTGGTGACATCAAGGCTGACCACCGGCCCCTTGGCGCTTTGCGTCACCGCAAAACCGCCAAAGCCGAACTGCGTGTAGCTCAGGCCATAGCCGAAGGGGAACAGCGGCTTCAGCCCCTGCTTGGCGTACCAGCGATAGCCGACATCGGCACCCTCGCGGTAATCCACCACGAAGCTCTTGGCCTGCCCGCCCGCCGAACCGGCGTTGGAAGCGGCATCATCCGCCTTGACGATCTCCAGACCGATGGGCGCGGGGCGCGGAGCCTGCGCCTCACTGGCGGGGAAAGTGATCGGCAGATGGCCCGAGGGATTGACCTTGCCCAGCAGGATGTTGGCGATCGCCTCGCCGCCGCGCTGGCCAGGATACCAGGCGGCCAGCACCGCGCCCACCTTGTCGAGCCAGGGCATCAGCACCGGACCGCCGCTTTCCACCACCACCACGGTCCTGGGCTGGGCGCCCGCGACCTGCGTGATCAGGCCGTCCTGATCGCTGGGCAGTTTCAGATCGAGGATATCCTCGGCCTCGGTGCGCCACTGGGTGGCGAAGACCAGCGCCAGATCGGCCTGCTGCGCAGCCTGAGCCGCGGCAGCCTTGTCGCTGCCATCAACATAGGTGATCTGCGCCGAGGGCAGCAGCGCGCGCAGCGCCTGCAGCGGCGAGGAATTGTGCCATGTGGTGCGCGCGAAACCGGCAGCCGGGCCGCCCTTGAGCGGAATTTCAATCGGCACGCCGCCGACCGAACGCACCTGCGACGAGCCGCCGCCCGACAGCACGCCGACATCGGCATGGCCGCCGATCAGCACGATCTTCTTGGCGCCCGCCGCCAGCGGCAGCAGCCCGGCGTTCTTGAGCAACACGATGCCCTCTTCCGCCGCCTTCTGCGCCACATCGGCGTGAGCCGTGTAGTCGATGGCCTGCGCCGTCACCGGCGTGGGATTGTCATAGAGGCCGCTGGCGAAAATGCCGGTCAGCACGTTGCGCACCATCGTGTCGAGCTGGGCGGCGGGCACCTCGCCCTTGGCCAGCGCGGCCTTCAGCGGCTCGCCAAAGTAGATTTCCTTGTCCAGCTCCTCGCCCGACTGCTGGTCGAGGCCCGACATGGCGGCCTTCACCGTCGAATGCACCGCGCCCCAGTCGGACATGACGAAGCCCTGATAGTGCCAGTCGCCGCGCAGCACGGTGGTCAGCAGCTCACGGCTTTCGCAGGCATGGTCGGTGTTGACCAGATTGTAGGCGCACATCACCGAGGCGGGCTTGCCGCGCGCGATGGCGATGTTGAAGGCCAGCAGATCGCTTTCGTGGAGCGCGCTCCAGTCGAGATGCGAATCCGCGATCATCCGCCCCGTCTCCTGCGCGTTGAGCGCGAAATGCTTGACGGTGGAGATGATGTGGTTGCTTTGCACGCCCGCGATGCTGGCGCCGGCAAGGTTGCCCGCCAGCACCGGGTCTTCGCCCAGATATTCGAAATCGCGGCCGCCCCAGGGATCGCGCGTCAGGTTGACGCCGCCGGCCAGCAGCACGTTGAAGGTTTTGGCGCGCGCTTCGGCCCCGGCCATGCGGCCGCCCGCATAGGCGACATCGGGATCGAAGCTGGCGGCGGTGGCAAGGCTGGAGGGCAGAGCGGTGGCGACATCGCCCTTGCGCTGCTCGACCTGGTTGGCGACGCCGAGGCTGGCATCGCTCTCACGCAGGGTCGGGATGCCCAGACGCGGCACGCCCGGCATATAGCCTGCCGAGGGGATCATGTCCGTCGGCATGCCCGGCTTGCCCATGGTGAAGGGCGGGAAATAGGTGCGAACGAGCTGAAGCTTCTCGGCCTGCGTCATCGCGGCCAGCAGAGCGGTCGCGCGGGCCTGCGCATCCAGCTTGCGGTCCTGCCAGATGGCGGCGCTCTTGGCGGTGGCGGATTTGGCAGCAGGCTTGGCCGGAAGCGTCCTGGCCGTGACGGGCGCGGCGATGGCCGTTGACATGGCCAGTGCGGCCAGACCGATGGAAGCGAAATTCATCGCGGACAGGCGCATGGCGGACCTCGTTCAGATTAGGGAAGATGCATAAAAAAAGGGGCCGGCCGCATGCCGGCCCCAATAAACGCAGCCACCGCCGACAGGGAGGGGGAGGTCGGTGATGACTGCGCATGCCATCCGGGGCTGCTGGGCGCGCCCCGGATGGATCAGAGGGTTAGAAGCTGCCGCGCAGACGAACGCCCCAGGTACGCGGCGGTTCGTAGTTCGACAGATAGACCGGGCTCAGACCGTTGGTCGGACCCGACACGCTC from Novosphingobium sp. encodes:
- a CDS encoding beta-glucosidase is translated as MRLSAMNFASIGLAALAMSTAIAAPVTARTLPAKPAAKSATAKSAAIWQDRKLDAQARATALLAAMTQAEKLQLVRTYFPPFTMGKPGMPTDMIPSAGYMPGVPRLGIPTLRESDASLGVANQVEQRKGDVATALPSSLATAASFDPDVAYAGGRMAGAEARAKTFNVLLAGGVNLTRDPWGGRDFEYLGEDPVLAGNLAGASIAGVQSNHIISTVKHFALNAQETGRMIADSHLDWSALHESDLLAFNIAIARGKPASVMCAYNLVNTDHACESRELLTTVLRGDWHYQGFVMSDWGAVHSTVKAAMSGLDQQSGEELDKEIYFGEPLKAALAKGEVPAAQLDTMVRNVLTGIFASGLYDNPTPVTAQAIDYTAHADVAQKAAEEGIVLLKNAGLLPLAAGAKKIVLIGGHADVGVLSGGGSSQVRSVGGVPIEIPLKGGPAAGFARTTWHNSSPLQALRALLPSAQITYVDGSDKAAAAQAAQQADLALVFATQWRTEAEDILDLKLPSDQDGLITQVAGAQPRTVVVVESGGPVLMPWLDKVGAVLAAWYPGQRGGEAIANILLGKVNPSGHLPITFPASEAQAPRPAPIGLEIVKADDAASNAGSAGGQAKSFVVDYREGADVGYRWYAKQGLKPLFPFGYGLSYTQFGFGGFAVTQSAKGPVVSLDVTNKGQVAGAAVPQVYATLPGGGTARLVAYGRVQLAPGETRHLTLPVEIHALAHWQAGTRNWRIEAGDYRLTLGTQAGDEQASQTLHLAQATLPAAVR